The Caretta caretta isolate rCarCar2 chromosome 15, rCarCar1.hap1, whole genome shotgun sequence genome window below encodes:
- the LOC142069362 gene encoding uncharacterized protein LOC142069362, whose protein sequence is MQSSSAEVTMMESQNRKRAPAWTEREVRDLIAVWGEESVLSELRSSFRNAKTFLKISQGMKDRGHNRDPKQCRVKLKELRQAYQKTREANGRSGSEPQTCRFYDELHAILGGSATTTPAVLFDSFNGDGGNTEVGFGDEEDDDEEVVDSSQQASGETGFPDSQELFLTLDLEPVPPEPTQGCLLDSAGGEGTSAACVSMITGSSPSQRLVKLRKKKKRTRDEMFSELMLSSHTDRAQTNAWRQIMSECRKAQNDREERWRAEESKWRAEESKWRAEDRAEAQRWRQRDERRQDSMLRLLQDQTSMLQCMVELQQRQLEHRLPLQPLCNQPPSSPSSIASTPRRPRTRWGGLRPTSHSPTEDCPKKRRLSFNKF, encoded by the exons atgcagagctcatcagcagaggtgaccatgatggagtcccagaatcgcaaaagagctccagcatggactgaacgggaggtacgggatctgatcgctgtttggggagaggaatccgtgctatcagaactccgttccagttttcgaaatgccaaaacctttctgaaaatctcccagggcatgaaggacagaggccataacagggacccgaagcagtgccgcgtgaaactgaaggagctgaggcaagcctaccagaaaaccagagaggcgaacggccgctctgggtcagagccccaaacatgccgcttctatgatgagctgcatgccattttagggggttcagccaccactaccccagccgtgttgtttgactccttcaatggagatggaggcaatacagaagtaggttttggggacgaagaagatgatgatgaggaggttgtagatagctcacagcaagcaagcggagaaaccggttttcccgacagccaggaactgtttctcaccctagacctggagccagtaccccccgaacccacccaaggctgcctcctggactcagcaggcggagaagggacctctg ctgcatgtgtttcaatgatcacaggatcttctccttcccagaggctagtgaagcttagaaagaaaaaaaaacgcactcgcgatgaaatgttctccgagctcatgctgtcctcccacactgacagagcacagacgaatgcgtggaggcaaataatgtcagagtgcaggaaagcacaaaatgaccgggaggagaggtggagggctgaagagagtaagtggcgggctgaagagagtaagtggcgggctgaagacagggctgaagctcaaaggtggcggcagcgtgatgagaggaggcaggattcaatgctgaggctgctgcaggaccaaaccagtatgctccagtgtatggttgagctgcagcaaaggcagctggagcacagactgccactgcagcccctctgtaaccaaccgccctcctccccaagttccatagcctccacacccagacgcccaagaacacggtggggaggcctccggccaaccagccactcccccacagaggattgcccaaaaaaaagaaggctgtcattcaataaattttaa